The Apium graveolens cultivar Ventura chromosome 10, ASM990537v1, whole genome shotgun sequence nucleotide sequence TCAATCGTGTTGCGACTAAAGTTTCGATGTAAAATATAAGTTATGTCTTTTTGAACGATGGATACATAATAACGTTGATTTTGTTGTTCTAATAAGATTTGAGTTAATGAAAGTTACAtataatttaaaaagaaaaattgCAATAATCGTACAATTTTATTTGTTacatattttaataaaaaaattataatcattatttaatattgatattttgaTCTCAGTCTGTGCTTCGCACGGGTTATCTACTagtaaatataaataataataatgtAAAAAAGTATACACTCCAGTTAGACATTTCTCTTAACTAAAAATATAGTCAAACTCTTCATATTGGTCATATTTGTTAATCATCTAAGACCTGTAGCCAAATGTCACATCGGTTCTTATATtaaaacaaaatattttatttattataatttcaAATAATGATAACATGAGTCAACTATATCGAAAGAAGATTTCATACAAGTTCATTAAATTTTAGAtaatcaatattttatattccctCCTTCCCTCCCAAATGTTTAAATTTGGGTTGGGCGCAGAgtttaagaaaaataataaagtaGTGGAAGAAAGTTAAAAAggtgagtaaagtagtgggatGGGAGGAACGAGGGAGTACTATTTAGCCAAATAAGTATCGAAGATGCTCTAAAGTACTTAGTTAATGATGAAAATTATAACTAAACGGTCCCATGCGCCATTCAACGCCACCGTTATTAGGGGCCTGTTtggaaaattttataatataactTAATGATTATAAGCTCGCAACAGTTTATTTACGACTGTTTGTCAACCcaatttataagttgaatttataatttataagttgatAAGTTTGAATGTTAGCAAttacgtactttttctcaacttattttgatttttcattGATTTATTAATCtcagttttaaaatatatatttttaaatattaatctaacTTCAAATttaagaattaagataattatatttaataattatctattttaatatatttaagaaaaaaaatctgacttataagtaaaattatccaaacacttatttaactaataaatatttttctacttattatttataatttacttattcattttaaattataagttacttattttaaaattttccaaataGACACTTTATCTACTAATCACTTTGAGGTCACTTATTcactttaaattataaattacttaaaattattttaagattttacCGACCATTACTAATTACGAGTACTACTATATCCTCCCTCAATCCAAGGGATTCTTATTTCAATGTCTTAATTATACAATAATCCATCAGCCCAACTCACTTTTACTGGGTCCCTCCATAATCTATGTATGATCATTTCATGCCATATGTCATATGTGTGAAGAAGACGACCCACTTGTCACGTCAATTTTCTTATGCTCAAAGTAGTAAAACAAAACGTCTTTGTTTCCTTAATCAATGGATGATCATTCGAATTTTGCTTTAATTTGATTGGCGTAATCAATATCTCATATCATATATTAATCGTAAGCTCCTGAGCTCGTGGTGAATCCTACAAATCATTTGCATTATCGTATTGAATGTATTTATTGAACTATATAAAAGTTATAGCAAAACATATATCATTTTGATACTATTTGTAATGTATAACAAAGGTTATAGTTAGTCAATTCTATGATAATACATCTTTTtacaaatttaataaattttacataattatatatTTAGCAAACTATTATAATCAACAATATGAGAGATGCTGCTGAGATTCAAAGCATGAGATCATATATGTATCTTAACATAGATTCATGATCAGATATGAACCTGCAGATAAGCTTTCAGAATTAATTAAGGTTCAGGAATGCATGACAGCATTATATTTAGCACAATATAATCAAATATCCAACATTTGGtattcaagagcctaaagatcACAAAGGCCTATACTTACTTCCgcaatataatatataataatggCATTCTCTTAATAAGTTATTCCCATTTTCAATGGAGAAAACTACAAATTCTAAAGTATCAAAATGAAAGTTGTCCTACAAGCTACACAATGATGAGGCATTAGCCAAAATACATCTTGTAGTTACAGATACTGTGGGCCTGTTTGGCCAGAGCTTATAAGTCACTTATTGACTTATAAGCCCGTAAGTACTTATCGAGGACTGTTTGTGTACCTAACTTATAAGTCAGATTttcaacttataagctgataagttgaatgttagtaatgacatactttttctcaacttaatttgattttttgcgtttttattaactttaatgttaaaaattatatttttaaatgttaatctaatctaaaattcaggaaataatatgattatatttaaaaattatttattttaatttattaaattaaaaaaaattctgacttataagtgaaattatccaaacacttatataacttataagtatttatttacttatcacttataaattacttattcattttaagtcataagttacttattttaagattttccaAACGGGCACACAATATTTACTAGAATAATGAATGCTACTTCTGCAAAAGAAGCGTGGGATATTTTGAAAGCAGAATTCGAAGTGAATGAGAAAACTATAGCAATGAAGTTTCAATCTTTGAGACGTGAATTCGAGAACCTTAAGATGAAAGATAGTGAAATAATTAAGGACTACTCTTCTCGAATAATTAGGCTGGTTAATGAACTGAAATCAAATGGAGAAAATGTAACTGACCAAAGAATTGTAGAAAAAATATTGGTCGGTTTATCCGAGAAATTTGATACATTGGTTACTGTGATCGAAGAATCTAAAAATCTCACACAGCTAACTGTCTCGGAATTAATAGTATCGTTACAAATTCATGAAGATAGGATGTCCAGACGAAATGAGGTATCCGGAGAAGGAGCTTTCCAATCCAAGCACAAGATCTCCTcatttaagaaaaataaaaaaggaGGCACATCAAATCAGTGGAGTCCAGCCTTATGTCAAAGAAGGTGAGAGAAAAGAAAAATTTACGCCATATTCAATTTGTAAAAGAACGAATCATGGAGAAAAGAATTGCTGATATAAAGGAAAAACTAAATGCTAACTATTGCAAGAAGTTTAATCACACTGAATGTAGATTCAAGCGAGCATGTCGGAAACAATAAAGGAAGATGATCAACTTTTTTTAGCAAGTCAAGTTGCTCCGAATCAAAAGGATGCTTGGTTGATTGATAGCGGGTGTACCAATCACATgtccaaacattctcaaattttcacAGATATGATATTGCATTTGATCTCgatctctccctctctctctctctgcttATTCATGTGGAACTTCTGttttttatctctctctctctccgtgCAAGTACCACAGATTTTATGTTTATTTTTTTTGTATACTATTTTGACCTAATTTGCTGTTGAATTTGATGGGGAAATGATATTGTAATACAcatgtagttttttttttttgaaacattgTAATACACATGTAGTTGTTGTATATACATGTTGATAATTTCTTACTGATTTCAATCTGAACATGTTATTGACTTTGAGTTTTTGTATTTTATAGTGAGGAATGCAACAAGGATGTTGCTGCAGCATTGATTGGAATGCATAATTGCAGTACCGAAGCCAAATTGAAGACTAATCCCGGTCAATTTATATAAATCTACACACATATCACTGTCAATTAGTCTGATTGTTTATGATTTGGTGTCGCATATATGTATTTGTTCAATTGTTTTATGTTGATATTATAGTTGTTAAGTGTTTGATTTAGAGT carries:
- the LOC141693802 gene encoding uncharacterized protein LOC141693802 isoform X1, encoding MKFQSLRREFENLKMKDSEIIKDYSSRIIRLVNELKSNGENVTDQRIVEKILVGLSEKFDTLVTVIEESKNLTQLTVSELIVSLQIHEDRMSRRNEVSGEGAFQSKHKISSFKKNKKGGTSNQWSPALCQRSEECNKDVAAALIGMHNCSTEAKLKTNPESLVVESQAEAIKKKPKTESAARKEKKAKDPKKAKDPKKPKDSNKPKRHTTPFFIFMEDFRKTYKEEHPDNKSVAVVAKEGGEKWKSLTDEEKKVYVDKAAERKAEYERNLKEQNDEAEDNEGDNADEEGEKEDVKVDEEGDNEKAKAETVDDDE